The DNA window TACACGCCCAACACCAACGACAAGCGCCGCGAGCTCACCATGTCTTCCGTGAAGACGTACCACGTCCGCAGAAATCCCCGCCCGACCATGCCGGAGCCAGGGGAGGTGCTCGCCCGCTACCTCGTGGAGTCCCGCGGGAAACTGCTCATGGTCGTCAGGTTCGTCTCCTCAGAGAAGGCCACGGTGGCATTCGACGTCTTCAGACTGGATCAGCCGCAGCCACCTTCCTGGAGCTGGAACTGGAAGAAACTCACCTTCGACACCCTCGTAGACCGGTCGATCTTCCTGAAGCAAGGCTGCTCCGTATCCGTCGAGATGAGGTGCCCCTTCCCGCTCAACATCTACTTCCTGGATGACTCCGCGAGGTTCGACGGCGCCGGGACCTCGCAGACGCCGCAGATCGAGAACCCCTTCCCCTGCCGTGACGCTGGTAGATGCTGCCTCGTCGACCAGAGCATCGACCACTGCCTACCGCGGGAACCGCCATCGGATTGCTCCCCGTGGGTTTGGTTCTTCCTGCCCGAAAGCGGCGCCATGCATCGATCGTCTGCAATGGAATCAGTTCAGAATTGGCATCGGAATACTCGCCGTAGAATTGGCACAGACACTGCTTCATGTTTAGGATGAGTAGAATTTGTTCTGATCGTTCAGAATTCTATTGATTCAGCTCTGGTAATCCTTGGCCTGCTAATGGATttggatccaatccaaatccactCTAATCCATCTCTTTATTAGCtagtctaccaaaccaacccaccctaattattttttattaggatctaatccaaaccaatctaattttaattttagtccAACTTGCACCAAaccatttagttaaaattcCAATCCACTTCAGTAGCATGGATGCGCTCATTTGGTATATATAAACTcagacctaaaattttaaaactcgcgttcacactataaaaatttatcaaatttgactgaaatttggcgggatgatttattatgtgtaagagcagctttgtgcaaattttgatcaatttctacatgtgggtcGCACGTATGTCTATTCTCTTATCTATTAGCtcaattaaaggatccatttacCCTTCACGGGTTAAATctatttaaaacataaaatcaccTAACCAAACCCAATCCATATCAATCCATCTGTCTCTATAAcccaacccaatccaatccatttgaagtaacaatccatttgcaccTAACCAAAGACAATCCAAACTAAAATCCAACCCATTTAATCTATTTCCATCTaacccattagcaggcctagGTACTCCTTCTATATTTGGCAATATGTTTGAGTAACTTTTGAGATATGAATCATTGTTACTATACCATGAGATGCgtgataaaattttgatactgATGTTCATGCTTGCAGTTCTGAATTTTCCTAACCCATGAAGGTTGTGACCTCTGCTACTGTTTCTTCCATTGATGTCTGGTGTCATTTTAACACTACTGATCTCCGCATTTGTCCAATTAGTGAATGATGCAAACTTTAATTTTCCTAGTTCACCTATTACAACTGATTGACATCTTTAGACTGCTTTATCCATATTGGTGTTTTCCTCGTTTCTCAAAGCTTCTTTCAGATGTTCTTACGTGCGTGAAATGTTTAACTGGTGATCGTAGCACTAAATTGAAACATAGTTCGGCAGTTTTCAGGTTCTGCAAACAAGTATGGATGTGGCTCTCTCCTAGAGTCAAGACACATATGCCGTTTCTTGCATTTGTTTGAACAGTCTGTACAAGCGATGGTCCTTATTGCTTTATCCATATTGGTGATTGAAATTGACATTTGGCATGTCATTGTACGTATGCATAATTGGAACTGGCCTGTTGGTTACTCCATTATAAAGTAGTATATTGAGTCATAAGTGACAAAACTTTCTACCTTGGGCTGCCCGCAAAGATGGTCTCTGATTCAAGTCACAAAAGCAAttcaaatgtttttgaaaGCAATGACAGTGCTGTCCAAAGTGGGATAGAATTtggtacttttttttctctggcAATATTTCGGGCTCGCAGTTCGCAGTTTTCCTGACCGCATGAAGATTGTGCTCAGTACCGTGGGCTGTGGTTATGAGTTATGACCtctgttactttttgttgccTTCATGACTGATGCCTCTGTTGTGTTGTTAATTCACTTCTGGCTGCTGTTTAAGAACTTATGATCATCTCGATGTTCCTGTTGAATCCCCCATCCCCcctctatttttaaagattCTTTCTTGTGACTTGTGAATTTCAAACGAAAAGCAGGTTGGTATTTGCAGTTCTGAAATGAAACATAATTCAGACGTTGAGGTTGGGATGAACATCAGGTGGCACTTGACACAAATTGGATACCATCCTTTAGCCATGGCATAATTGCtgctttttatgtttttttcagagttttttaccatctttaaaaaaatatctcaaggtaccatactttttagtataaaaagcGTAGTGTCTTGAGATACATTGTATCTTgagttaccaaaaatttatactaaatttcttTGTACCTTGATgtacttttcaagaatgataaaaaaacctttaTTTTGAAGAGTTTGTCCGGTACATGTGATTGTCATGTTGAATTCAGACGTTTCGAACTGATATTTGTCATGTGTAGTTAACATTAATGGCATTTGAGCACTTCTGTAAGGTCTGGAGTTCCATTTGACAAATCACAATGACAGTCCTAAGTGATGCAAATGACTACTTTTATAAATGAATGACCTACCTTTTAATACTGCACAAGAATTAGGATAAGCTACAGAATCTCTGGTATCACTTACTCGCTGTGGTAAGTCTTACGTATGTGAGCTCATTTCAGCTGCAATGAGTAAAATATGCAATGTCAATTAACATAATCTATGTGGCATGTCAGAAACCTCCTTTCCTTCAATACTGAAATTGAGAATGAAGGCAATTTATAGTAATGCCTGCCTATTGAAATGATGATAGTAATGCCTGCCTATTGAAATTAATTACAGAATGATGGAACTTTCCAGTTCTGAATATTTCAAACAGCTGAACAGAATGTTGGGTAGCACTATAGCAGTGAATTATAAAGCTATATAAACGTTGTGAAATACTCCCCTCCCAATTTTAATCCATTTGCCACACATTTAATCaatcgtcttatttaaaaacttacgtatttattatttattttgttatgattagatttagtactaaatatattttaatcatacGTACATTTTtggtatatttacataaaacttttgaataagacgaatagtttaacatatatacttaaaaagttattgatgtcatctattaaaatacagagaGGGTATTAAACTAGGCATACATACAAACGGCTAAACCGAAAGAATTGATTATGTTGAATAGTGAAAGTACTAAAACACAAATAGAGTGATCTTATATTTTTCCaggttataatttttataagatattaaagacattttgttttttctctaaattcatatatataccaaatctaaaaacatatacatcgATTCAGACGTAGATATAGGGAAAACCAAAACATTTATAACCTAAATAGAGAGGAGTGCTCGTAGTTAATGCTCAAACAAATGCAGCACATATATAGCGCACACTGTAACTGCAGCATGGCAAGAGATCACCGAACAATAAAGAGAAGGGTGAAAAGCCTTGTGCCTTAAGAGTTGAGACGAGAAGCCTATAAATAAGAGCTGCTCTGTAACATCAGGCTCAGCGTTTCGTCTTCCCCCCACCACCAGCGAATCtctcttcaaaatcaactccaatcCCATggcctcttcttctcctcctcctcctcctcctcccatggCCGACGCAAACAAGGGCTGGGGGGAGCTCCCCGAAAGATGCCTCGGCAGAATCCTCCGCCACCTCCCTTGCCTCCTCGACCACGCCGCGTTCGCCGATGTCTGCAAGCGGTGGCGCACCATCGCTGGGCGGAACCCGCCGCCTATGCAGCCGTGGCTGCTCaagccgtccaccgccgcgaCCTCCTTCTTCTGCGTCGCCTGCGAGCGCAACCACCAGGGCCCCCGCATGCCGGACTACGCTCGCGGGGCTCGCGTGTGCGGCTCATTCCCGGGCGGGtgggtcgccgtcgccgatatCCCCACGATCGGCGGGCCCGCTTCTCCCGGGAATCGTAGCCCCGCTCTGCTCAACCTCTGCAACGGCGAACGCGTCGGCCTCCCGAGATCCCTTCGCGACAACAACCCTCGTGTCACCAACATCAACCTCGTCCACACCGTCATCCTCTCCGACGACCCGTCCGACAGCATTGGCCCGtactgcgccgccgccatagTGTCTGGCAAGCCCAACATCGTGTTCTGGCGCCCCGGCATGAGTTACTGGACGCCGCCGATGCTCAAGTGGGACGCGCCGATGAAGAAATGGAAGAAGCTGCTACCCAAGGACCCAATCGAGGACGTCAAATACTTCGTCGCCAGCGCGCTCGGCGTGGGCTTCCATGTCCTCACCAGCAACGAGGACATCCTGGTGTACGCGCCCAGCACCAACGACAAGCCCAGAGAGCTCACGATGTCGTCGGTGGAGACGTACAAGGTTCGCAGAAATCGTCACCCGACCATGCCGGAGCCAGGGGAGGTGGTCGCCCGCTACCTCACGCAGTCCCGCGGCAAGATGCTCATGGTCGTCAGGTACGTCTCCGCGGAGAGGACCACGATGGCGTTCGACGTCTTCAGGTTGGAGCGCCAGCCACCTTCCTGGAGCTGGAAGAAACTGGCCCCCGAGGCCCTCACAAGCCTGACGATCTTCCTCGTGCAAGgctcctccgtcgccgtccacAGCTTGCTGGATGAGTCCGAGAGGAAGCCCTTCCCTCTCAGCATCTACTTCCTGCATGACCCCGTGAGGTTCGACGACGCGGGGACCTCGCAGTCGCCGCAGATCGAGAACCCGTTCCCCTGCAGCGACGCCGGCAGGTGCCGCCTGTTCGACCAGAACATCGTCCACTGCCTACCGCGAGAGCCGCCATCAGACTGTTCGCCATGGTCTTGGTTCTTCCTGCCCCCAAACAACGCCGTGCGTCATTTGTATTCGGTGGAAGTCATCAGAGAACTCTTAGGAGCAGGAGGGCGTGCATCTGCTTCATCTTCAGGATGAGTAGGATTTCGTGCAGATTGTTCAGTATTCCGTTAATTCAACTCAGGTACTCCATAAAGATTTGGCAATATGTTAGAGCAAGGATTGAGACATGACTCCTTGTTGCTGTATCATGAGGTATATGACGCGTTATCTCCGGCTTGCACTTccgagttaatttttttttctttttagataataCTCTGCTGCTATTTCTTCCACTGATGCCTGATCCCACTGTTGTGCTGTTAATCATTTTAACATTCTACTGATCTCTGGCTCTCTGCATTTGTCTAATGGCTGAATGATGCAGGCTATAATTTTCCTAATCCACCTATTACAGCTGATCAATAACTTTAGACTGCTATCATGCTATGTTCATATTGGTGCTTTCCTCTTTTCTCAAACGTAGACATGAATGGCATTTTGAGTACTCCATTgaagttttttaattcataatGTGTGCCAAATGTTTATGTTTACAAACGTCTAGTTCTGAGTACTCTTCTGTGATGATAATCATTTTAACATTCTACATATACAACCAACAAGTTTTCGTAGTTCTGACAGCTCATCTTCTACTGAATACAGTTCTGACAGTTGATTAATTACCTAGGATTGGTTGGTCCTTTTGATTATTCCCTCTAACAGCCTTTCAAATGTTATTGTGAATTTTAAATCTGAAACCACTTGGTATTTGGAGAGCTAAAAGGAAACATGCTTCAGAAGTTCAGGTTGTGCTGAACTTCAGGCACTCCGGTGGCACTTACCACTAAATTAAGTCCTTCCTTGAGCCATGCCATGCCTAGttttcttaatttgttttctgaaCTATTTTGTCAAGTACAAGCGAATAAGCGATAGTCCTTTTTAATCGAAATGTTTGGAACCGATACTTGGCATGTCAGTGCACATATGCATTAACCATGAATGTCATTTTGAGCACTTCTTTAAATCCAATTAGGGGCTTTCTATTCATCAATGTGAGTCACCAGTGTCTGATTTCAAATATCTGATTTGAGACATTAATGGACATGCGCTGAGAACATTGAGATTGTCTGCAATTGACGACGTGCTACTGGGTACAGTAAGAAGTTGctctatgttttcttttttggagaTCTTTTTACATGGAAGTTGACAACCTGGCGACCGGTAACATGGAAGTTGGTTCTTTTTT is part of the Oryza brachyantha chromosome 2, ObraRS2, whole genome shotgun sequence genome and encodes:
- the LOC102703558 gene encoding uncharacterized protein LOC102703558 → MASSSPPPPPPPMADANKGWGELPERCLGRILRHLPCLLDHAAFADVCKRWRTIAGRNPPPMQPWLLKPSTAATSFFCVACERNHQGPRMPDYARGARVCGSFPGGWVAVADIPTIGGPASPGNRSPALLNLCNGERVGLPRSLRDNNPRVTNINLVHTVILSDDPSDSIGPYCAAAIVSGKPNIVFWRPGMSYWTPPMLKWDAPMKKWKKLLPKDPIEDVKYFVASALGVGFHVLTSNEDILVYAPSTNDKPRELTMSSVETYKVRRNRHPTMPEPGEVVARYLTQSRGKMLMVVRYVSAERTTMAFDVFRLERQPPSWSWKKLAPEALTSLTIFLVQGSSVAVHSLLDESERKPFPLSIYFLHDPVRFDDAGTSQSPQIENPFPCSDAGRCRLFDQNIVHCLPREPPSDCSPWSWFFLPPNNAVRHLYSVEVIRELLGAGGRASASSSG